AAGTCGCGGATCGGCTTGTCCGGGTCGAGGAAGCCGGACCCCGCGTAGACCCGCACGGTCCAGAAGCTGTCGGACTTCCAGCCGGGGATGGTGAACGCGCCCTCGGCCAGCGACTTGGAGTCGTCGTAGAGCTGGGTGAGGTCGATGTCGGAGACGGTGCCCCGGCCCTCGCAGCGCGGGCACATCCCGCCGGTCCGGTTGAAGGTGGCCTTCACGGCCTTCTTGTTGCCGCGTTCGACGGTGATGGCGCCGCTCGCCCGTACCGAGGGGACGTTGAACGCGTAAGCGCTCGGCGGGCCGATGTGCGGCTCGCCGAGACGGCTGAAGAGGATGCGCAGCATGGCGTTGGCGTCGGTGGCGGTGCCGACGGTGGAGCGGGGGTCGCCGCCGAGGCGCTGCTGGTCGACGAGGATCGCGGTGGTCAGGCCGTCGAGCACGTCCACCTCGGGCCGTGCCTGGGTGGGCATGAAGCCCTGCACGAAGGCGCTGTACGTCTCGTTGATCAGCCGTTGCGACTCGGCGGCGACGGTGCCGAACACCAGGGAGCTCTTGCCCGAGCCGGAGACGCCGGTGAACACCGTCAGCCGGCGCTTCGGGAGTTCGACATGGACGTCCTTGAGGTTGTTCACCCGCGCGCCGTGCACCCGGATCAGATCGTGGCCGTCCGCACCGCGCTCCGCCGCCGACCGGCGATCCGTCCCCTGGGCCCTGCTCATGCTGTCTCCTCCTGCGGTGCGGCGTCCTGGCGCGCGTACGGGTGTCCTGGCGTGCGGTGTTCTGCGGTGCGGCGGTCTACCGTGCCACGTTCCGCGGTGTGGCGGGTGTGCGCGTCACTTCTTGTTCTGGGTGAAGCGCAGCATGTTGCCGGACGGGTCGCGGAAGGCGCAGTCGCGGACGCCGTAGGGCTGGTCGAGCGGTTCCTGGATCACTTCGCCGCCTCCTTCGCGGATGCGCTCGAAGGTGGCGTCGACGTCGTCGGTCGAGAAGATGACTCCGCGCAGCAGGCCCTTCGCGAGGAGCTCCGCCACGGCCTGCCGGTCGGCGGCCGAGGCGCCCGGGTCCGCCAGCGGCGGCTCCAGCACGATGTTCACGTCGGGCTGCGAGGGAGAGCCGACGGTCACCCAGCGCATCCCCTCGAACCCCACGTCGTTGCGGACTTCGAGCCCGAGCACGTCGCGGTAGAAGGGGAGCGCCTTGTCGTGGTCGTCGACGGCGATGAAGGTCTGGGAAAGGTTGATGTCCATGCGTTTCACGCTACGGGCGGGGTCATCGTTTCGCTTCTCCATTCCTGACCGGTCGCGTGTGGATCTTCGCGACGCAGGCGGGGACGGCCGCGCCCGCCTCGTGGGAACGCGCCCGGTAGGCGCTCGGGCTCTCGCCGACCAGCTCGGTGAAGCGCGAGCTGAAGGACCCCAGCGAGGTACAGCCGACCTCGAAGCAGACCTCGGTGACCGACAGGTCGCCCCGCCGCAGCAGCGCTTTCGCCCGCTCGATCCGGCGGGTCATGAGGTAGTTGTACGGGGTCTCCCCGTAGGCCGCCTTGAAGCTGCGGGAGAAGTGGCCCGCCGACATCAGGGCGGTACGGGCCAGCGCGGGGACGTCGAGCGGCTCGGCGTACTCGCGGTCCATCCGGTCGCGGGCCCGGCGCAGTCTGCGGAGGTCTTCCAACGACGTCATCCGGCCACCTTCGCACGGGGGCCCCGAGCGCGCCCGGCACTTCGGGGGATCAGGGAGCGCTCGCCATGCGCATGATCGTGCCGTACCCGGGTACGTACCGGGTTCGGGACGGTCCACGCAACCGAGGAGCCCCGCAGCGGACCTGACACCGCTGCGGGGCTCCTCCCCGCCCCGTCTCCGCCCCGCCAGGGGTCAGCGTACGGAGAAGCCGTACTCCGTCGTCGAGACGTACTCCCCGCCCGGCCGCAGCACCGTGCTCGGGAAGTGGGGCCGGTTCGGCGAGTCCGGGAAGTGCTGGGTCTCCAGCGCGATCCCGGCCGACGGCACGAAGGGGCCGCCGCCGAGGTGGTCGGCGGTGTAGAGCTGGATGCCCGGCTCGGTCGTACGCACCGTCAGTGCCCGCCCGGAGCCCGCGTCGTACAGCTCGGCGGAGACTTCCGCGAGGTCGCCCGGAGCGTCCAGGACGTAGTTGTGGTCGTACCCCGGGCCCACCGGCTTCGGCCGGCGGAAGTCGAACCGGGTGCCGTCCACCGGGGCGAGTTCACCGGTCGGCAGGGAGGCGGCGTCCACCGGGGTGATCCGCCCGGCCGCGATCCGCAGCTCGTGCCCGAGCGCGCTGCCGGTGCCCGCGCCGGCCAGGTTCCAGTAGCTGTGGTTGGTGAGGTTCACGACGGTCGGCGCGTCGGTCGTCGCCCGGTAGCCGATCCGCAGCGCCCCGCCCGGCTCCAGCGTGTACGTCACCGAGACCGCGAGCCGTCCGGGGAAGCCTTCTTCGCCGTCCTCGGCGACGAGGCCGAGCTCCACGCCGCCGTCCACCTCGCGGGCCGCCCAGACCCGCTTGTCGAAGCCTCGCGCCCCGCCGTGCAGCTGGTTGGGGCCCTCGTTGGCGGTGAGCCGGTGGGTGCGGCCGTCGAGATCGAAGGAGGCGCCGCCGATGCGGTTCGCGTACCGCCCGCAGACCGCGCCGAAGAAGGGCGAGGCGTGGGTGAGGTATCCGGCGAGGTCCGGCAGTCCGAGGACGATCTCGCCGGGCGCCCCGTCCCGGTCCGGCACCTCGACGGACTGCTGAATCGCGCCGTACGTCAGCAGGCGTACCCGGGTCCCGTCGCGCTCCAGGGTCCAGCGCTCCACGGACGTACCGTCCGGGAGAGTGCCGAACGCGTCACTGCTGATCGTCGTCGTACTCGTACTCATGATCGGACTTTACGCTGGTGGCGCGGCTGCCGTGACATTGCGGTAGGCGATCTCCGCCAGCCGGGCCTGCCCGTCGCGCCCCGGGTGGAACCAGTCCCACGGACTGAGTTGGGCGCCGGTGAACGGATAGTCGTAGACCGCGTCGCCGTCGTACCTGCAGAGCTCGTCCCCGGCGCACACCTCGCGCAGCACCTTGTTGTACTCCACCACCCGCTCGCGTACGGCGGCCCGCCGGGCGGTGGCGGCGGCGCCCATGTCGTCGGCGTCGGCCAGCATCGACTTGCAGATCCCGAGCTTCCAGACCTGCTTGCCGAGCGGGTTGCGGCGCCCGGTCGACCAGAGCCGCCACAGGTCCGGCACGCTCGACACGTACACCTGCGCCTTCGGGACGGCGGCCCGCAACTGCCGCAGCGACAGGTCGAAGGAGAACCGGAAGT
The DNA window shown above is from Streptomyces sp. NBC_00247 and carries:
- a CDS encoding VOC family protein, coding for MDINLSQTFIAVDDHDKALPFYRDVLGLEVRNDVGFEGMRWVTVGSPSQPDVNIVLEPPLADPGASAADRQAVAELLAKGLLRGVIFSTDDVDATFERIREGGGEVIQEPLDQPYGVRDCAFRDPSGNMLRFTQNKK
- a CDS encoding aldose epimerase family protein, which codes for MSTSTTTISSDAFGTLPDGTSVERWTLERDGTRVRLLTYGAIQQSVEVPDRDGAPGEIVLGLPDLAGYLTHASPFFGAVCGRYANRIGGASFDLDGRTHRLTANEGPNQLHGGARGFDKRVWAAREVDGGVELGLVAEDGEEGFPGRLAVSVTYTLEPGGALRIGYRATTDAPTVVNLTNHSYWNLAGAGTGSALGHELRIAAGRITPVDAASLPTGELAPVDGTRFDFRRPKPVGPGYDHNYVLDAPGDLAEVSAELYDAGSGRALTVRTTEPGIQLYTADHLGGGPFVPSAGIALETQHFPDSPNRPHFPSTVLRPGGEYVSTTEYGFSVR
- a CDS encoding helix-turn-helix transcriptional regulator, whose amino-acid sequence is MTSLEDLRRLRRARDRMDREYAEPLDVPALARTALMSAGHFSRSFKAAYGETPYNYLMTRRIERAKALLRRGDLSVTEVCFEVGCTSLGSFSSRFTELVGESPSAYRARSHEAGAAVPACVAKIHTRPVRNGEAKR